A stretch of Flexivirga aerilata DNA encodes these proteins:
- a CDS encoding catalase: MATSSRRSTKSSKATAPETVIGNAGQLEQQAAPGDEVLTTAQGVPIDTNQDSLTAGERGPTLLADFVLRDKIFRFDHERIPERVVHARGYGAHGTFESLADLSDTTRAHLFGKKGRKVPAFVRFSTVAGGRGSFDLARDVRGFAVKLYTEEGNWDIVGNNIPVFFIQDAMKFPDLVHSVKEEPDRGFPQAQSAHDNFWDFVGHMPEATHMTLWQMSDRAIPRSFRFMDGFGVHTYRFVNADGKSTFVKFHWKPAQGVQSVIWPEAVKINGADPDYHRRDLWDAINSGDYPQWDLAVQLFDDETADRLPFDVLDPTKIIPEEDVPLQVIGRLTLDRVVDNEFAEIEQVAFCTQNVVPGVDFTDDPLLQGRNFSYLDTQLSRLGSPNFTQLPINAPKCPVANFARDGHMQTEVPKGPVNYEPNGYPVGERGPRPDQEASFHSFAEPVEGTTRRLRPESFGDHYSQARVFWISQTPVEQQHIVDGYVFELSKVQKPEVRAEVVANLRNVDEDLAQQIADGIGMPLPEASKPFMPVRTDLPPSPQLSILGNPPDTFAGRKLGIVLTDGSDAKLLDALQRAVKSVKGTVELIAPKVGGVTLSDGTKQPADQLLKGAPSVLYDAVALIPSADGADQLSRDPAAKDFVNDAFNMYKFIGVGADSAPLFEAVGLEDRLDEACPTVGTPAQAKSFVASLKALRFWERPVDA; this comes from the coding sequence ATGGCCACGTCCTCACGCCGCTCGACCAAGTCGTCGAAGGCCACCGCGCCCGAGACCGTGATCGGCAACGCCGGGCAGCTGGAGCAACAGGCGGCACCGGGCGACGAGGTGCTGACCACCGCGCAGGGTGTGCCGATCGACACCAACCAGGACAGCCTCACGGCCGGGGAGCGCGGCCCGACCCTGCTTGCCGACTTCGTCCTGCGCGACAAGATCTTCCGGTTCGACCACGAGCGCATTCCCGAGCGCGTGGTGCACGCGCGCGGCTACGGCGCGCACGGCACCTTCGAGTCGCTGGCCGACCTCAGCGACACCACCCGGGCCCACCTCTTCGGCAAGAAGGGCCGCAAGGTCCCGGCGTTCGTGCGGTTCTCCACCGTCGCCGGCGGCCGCGGGTCGTTCGACCTGGCCCGCGACGTGCGCGGGTTCGCGGTCAAGCTCTACACCGAGGAGGGCAACTGGGACATCGTCGGCAACAACATCCCGGTCTTCTTCATCCAGGACGCGATGAAGTTCCCGGACCTGGTGCACTCGGTCAAGGAGGAGCCGGACCGCGGCTTCCCGCAGGCGCAGTCCGCGCACGACAACTTCTGGGACTTCGTCGGGCACATGCCCGAGGCCACCCACATGACGCTCTGGCAGATGAGCGACCGCGCCATCCCGCGCTCGTTCCGCTTCATGGACGGCTTCGGCGTGCACACCTACCGCTTCGTCAACGCCGACGGGAAGTCGACGTTCGTGAAGTTCCACTGGAAGCCGGCGCAGGGCGTGCAGTCGGTGATCTGGCCCGAGGCGGTCAAGATCAACGGCGCCGACCCCGACTACCACCGTCGCGACCTGTGGGACGCGATCAACTCCGGCGACTACCCGCAGTGGGATCTCGCGGTGCAGCTCTTCGACGACGAGACCGCCGACCGGCTGCCGTTCGACGTGCTCGACCCGACCAAGATCATCCCCGAGGAGGACGTGCCGCTGCAGGTCATCGGCCGGCTGACCCTCGACCGGGTGGTCGACAACGAGTTCGCCGAGATCGAGCAGGTGGCGTTCTGCACCCAGAACGTCGTGCCCGGCGTCGACTTCACCGACGACCCGCTGCTGCAGGGCCGCAACTTCTCCTACCTCGACACCCAGCTCAGCCGGCTCGGCAGCCCCAACTTCACCCAGCTGCCGATCAACGCGCCGAAGTGCCCGGTCGCCAACTTCGCCCGCGACGGTCACATGCAGACCGAGGTGCCGAAGGGGCCGGTCAACTACGAGCCCAACGGCTACCCGGTGGGCGAGCGCGGCCCGCGCCCCGACCAGGAGGCGAGCTTCCACTCCTTCGCCGAGCCGGTCGAGGGCACCACGCGGCGGCTGCGGCCGGAGAGCTTCGGTGACCACTACAGCCAGGCGCGGGTCTTCTGGATCAGCCAGACCCCGGTCGAGCAGCAGCACATCGTCGACGGCTACGTCTTCGAGCTGAGCAAGGTGCAAAAGCCCGAGGTGCGCGCCGAGGTGGTCGCCAACCTGCGCAACGTCGACGAGGACCTGGCCCAGCAGATCGCCGACGGCATCGGCATGCCGCTGCCCGAGGCGAGCAAGCCGTTCATGCCGGTCCGCACCGACCTGCCGCCGAGCCCGCAGCTGTCGATCCTCGGCAACCCGCCCGACACCTTCGCCGGTCGCAAGCTCGGCATCGTGCTCACCGACGGCTCGGACGCCAAGCTGCTCGACGCCCTGCAGCGCGCAGTGAAGTCGGTGAAGGGCACCGTCGAGCTGATCGCCCCGAAGGTCGGCGGCGTGACGCTCTCCGACGGCACCAAGCAGCCGGCCGACCAACTGCTCAAGGGCGCCCCCTCGGTGCTGTATGACGCAGTGGCCCTCATCCCGTCCGCCGACGGCGCCGACCAGCTGTCCCGCGACCCGGCGGCGAAGGACTTCGTCAACGACGCCTTCAACATGTAC